Proteins encoded by one window of Sulfurospirillum barnesii SES-3:
- a CDS encoding SHOCT domain-containing protein: MKNYFKLFPQLGINSDYSKKILRRFKYALIYRNVINIIFLIPWVILLFEVMTKGIKDDGGAFFILGLATMFVYLPLITLYFLIRNRYEGHLEQIYFDEFLSKKLKIFYHIEELSDFTYEIIKDITKSANLTNNNMQALIFACQEAYALGAEGVFVVGNQQSAITSGKTDKRGKGSVQTTVLGTTSVRALKNIKEKPKNSISPDTKDLEYWFGLLEKGAITQEEYEKKKMELLN, translated from the coding sequence ATGAAAAATTATTTTAAACTATTTCCACAATTAGGGATTAATTCAGATTATTCTAAAAAAATATTGAGAAGATTCAAATATGCTTTAATTTATAGAAATGTTATAAATATAATATTTCTTATTCCTTGGGTAATTTTATTGTTCGAAGTTATGACTAAAGGGATAAAAGATGATGGTGGAGCATTTTTTATTTTAGGATTAGCTACTATGTTTGTATATCTCCCTTTAATAACTTTGTATTTCTTAATAAGAAATCGTTATGAAGGTCACTTAGAACAAATATATTTTGATGAATTTTTATCAAAAAAATTAAAAATATTTTATCATATTGAAGAATTATCCGATTTTACTTACGAGATTATTAAAGATATTACAAAATCAGCAAATTTAACAAATAACAATATGCAAGCATTAATATTTGCTTGTCAAGAAGCTTATGCGTTAGGAGCAGAAGGAGTATTTGTAGTAGGTAATCAACAGTCGGCCATTACATCTGGTAAGACAGATAAAAGAGGGAAAGGGAGCGTACAAACAACAGTTCTTGGCACAACATCTGTTAGGGCTCTAAAAAATATAAAAGAAAAACCAAAAAATAGTATTTCTCCTGATACTAAAGATTTGGAGTATTGGTTTGGGTTGTTGGAGAAGGGTGCGATTACGCAAGAAGAGTATGAGAAGAAAAAAATGGAATTATTGAACTAG